From Labrys wisconsinensis, one genomic window encodes:
- a CDS encoding SDR family oxidoreductase produces MPSLFDLSGRTALVTGSTAGLGLAIARGLAEAGAHVVLNGRDPGRTEAARAGFAEAGLPASASAFDVTDEAAVEAAFERLDTAGIAVDILVNNAGIQLRKPLVELTAADWRRVVDTNLTSAFLVGREAARRMIARGRGGKVINIGSLTSEVARATVAPYTAAKGGLKLLTRSMAAEWAVHDIQANAIGPGYMLTEMNGALIEDEAFDAWVKRRTPSGRWGTPEDLVGTAVYLASPASAYVNGQIIYVDGGMLAVL; encoded by the coding sequence ATGCCGTCCCTGTTCGATCTCTCCGGCCGCACCGCCCTGGTGACCGGCTCGACCGCCGGGCTGGGCCTGGCCATCGCCCGCGGCCTCGCCGAGGCCGGTGCCCATGTCGTCCTCAACGGCCGCGATCCCGGCCGCACCGAGGCCGCACGGGCCGGGTTCGCCGAAGCCGGGCTGCCGGCCTCGGCCAGCGCCTTCGACGTCACCGACGAGGCCGCGGTGGAGGCCGCCTTCGAAAGGCTGGATACAGCAGGCATCGCCGTCGACATCCTGGTCAACAATGCCGGCATCCAGCTCCGCAAGCCGCTGGTCGAGCTTACCGCGGCGGACTGGCGGCGGGTCGTCGACACCAACCTCACCAGCGCCTTCCTGGTCGGGCGCGAGGCGGCGCGCCGCATGATCGCGCGCGGCCGCGGCGGCAAGGTGATCAATATCGGCTCGCTCACCAGCGAGGTCGCCCGCGCCACCGTAGCGCCCTACACCGCGGCCAAGGGCGGGCTCAAGCTGCTCACCCGCTCCATGGCGGCGGAATGGGCCGTGCACGACATCCAGGCCAACGCCATCGGCCCCGGCTACATGCTGACCGAGATGAACGGGGCGCTGATCGAGGACGAGGCCTTCGACGCCTGGGTGAAGCGGCGCACGCCCTCCGGGCGCTGGGGCACGCCGGAGGACCTGGTCGGCACGGCGGTCTATCTCGCCTCGCCGGCCTCGGCCTATGTCAACGGCCAGATCATCTATGTCGACGGCGGCATGCTCGCCGTCCTCTGA
- a CDS encoding mandelate racemase/muconate lactonizing enzyme family protein — protein sequence MKITAIETLCAREFENVLWVRVHTDAGLIGLGETFYGAGAVAAHIHDTLAARLLGRDPLRIEAIHKEMVDLPLAQSSTGAEYRAASAIDIALWDLFGKAMGQPVHQLLGGQCFDRLRVYNTCAGYQYVRNRDIRPVNTWNIGADGPYEDLRAFTTDAGALAETLLESGIGAMKIWPFDPAARATGGLDISAAQLKEALRPFELIRQRVGDRMDIMVEFHSLWNLPTARRIAKALEPYAPTWFEDPIRMNSSQALAEYARSTPVPVCASETLGSRWAYKEMLDRDAIGIVMVDVAWTGGLTEARKIAALGETHHKPFAPHDCTGPVAFAAAVHASFSQPNTLIQESVRAFYTGWYKELVTEVPDIRDGYVYPMEGPGLGTDLLPAVFERSDLIVRRSEA from the coding sequence ATGAAGATCACCGCCATCGAGACCCTCTGCGCCCGCGAGTTCGAGAACGTCCTGTGGGTCCGCGTCCACACCGATGCCGGGCTGATCGGGCTCGGCGAGACCTTCTACGGCGCCGGCGCCGTGGCCGCGCATATCCACGACACGCTGGCGGCCCGGCTCCTCGGGCGCGATCCCCTGCGCATCGAGGCCATCCACAAGGAGATGGTCGACCTGCCGCTGGCCCAGTCGAGCACCGGAGCCGAATACCGCGCCGCCTCGGCGATCGACATCGCCCTGTGGGACCTCTTCGGCAAGGCGATGGGCCAGCCGGTGCACCAGCTGCTCGGCGGCCAGTGCTTCGACAGGCTGCGCGTCTACAACACCTGCGCCGGCTATCAATATGTCCGCAACCGCGATATCCGCCCGGTCAACACCTGGAACATCGGCGCTGACGGGCCCTACGAGGACCTCAGGGCCTTCACCACCGATGCCGGCGCCCTGGCCGAGACCCTCCTGGAGAGCGGCATCGGCGCCATGAAGATCTGGCCCTTCGACCCCGCGGCGCGCGCCACCGGCGGCCTCGACATCTCGGCCGCCCAGCTGAAGGAGGCGCTGCGCCCCTTCGAGCTGATCCGCCAGCGCGTCGGCGACCGCATGGACATCATGGTCGAGTTCCACTCGCTGTGGAACCTGCCGACGGCCAGGCGCATCGCCAAGGCGCTCGAGCCCTATGCGCCGACCTGGTTCGAGGACCCCATCCGCATGAACTCCAGCCAGGCGCTGGCCGAATATGCCCGCTCGACCCCTGTCCCCGTCTGCGCCAGCGAGACGCTGGGCTCGCGCTGGGCTTACAAGGAGATGCTCGACCGCGATGCCATCGGCATCGTCATGGTCGACGTCGCCTGGACCGGCGGCCTCACCGAGGCCCGCAAGATCGCGGCGCTGGGCGAGACCCATCACAAGCCCTTCGCCCCGCACGACTGCACCGGCCCGGTCGCCTTCGCCGCGGCGGTCCACGCCTCGTTCAGCCAGCCCAACACCCTGATCCAGGAATCGGTGCGGGCCTTCTACACCGGCTGGTACAAGGAGCTCGTCACCGAAGTGCCCGACATCCGCGACGGCTACGTCTACCCCATGGAGGGGCCGGGCCTCGGCACCGACCTGCTCCCGGCGGTGTTCGAGCGCTCCGACCTGATCGTGCGGCGCAGCGAGGCCTGA
- a CDS encoding FadR/GntR family transcriptional regulator: MDEVNAFIRDNELGPGAVIPSESSFAERTGVSRAVAREAFRAMSALKLIDVGNGRRAKVAPADESVVSFMIDHAVRTRQVTVQQILDVRRTIELRTVALAALRRTDREAREIDGIAAEMRTSFAQPERVMELDIAFHEAIARASRNPLFVLLVGAFRVVTRQTWSIGWASRPSDAGRHQSVDGHALIAAAIVARDVRGAETAMADHFDLTVKVLLNAGVN, translated from the coding sequence ATGGACGAGGTCAACGCCTTCATCCGCGACAACGAGCTCGGGCCCGGCGCGGTCATTCCGAGCGAGTCCAGCTTCGCCGAGCGCACCGGCGTCTCACGGGCCGTGGCACGCGAGGCCTTCCGCGCGATGTCGGCGCTGAAGCTCATCGACGTCGGCAATGGCCGCCGCGCCAAGGTCGCGCCGGCGGACGAGAGCGTGGTCAGCTTCATGATCGACCATGCCGTGCGCACCAGGCAGGTGACGGTCCAGCAGATCCTCGACGTGCGCCGCACCATCGAGCTCAGGACCGTGGCGCTGGCGGCGTTGCGACGGACCGACCGGGAAGCCCGGGAGATCGACGGGATCGCCGCCGAGATGCGCACGAGCTTCGCGCAGCCCGAGCGGGTGATGGAGCTCGACATCGCCTTCCATGAGGCGATCGCCCGCGCCTCGCGCAACCCGCTCTTCGTCCTGCTCGTCGGCGCCTTCCGCGTCGTGACGCGCCAGACCTGGTCGATCGGCTGGGCCAGCCGGCCCAGCGACGCGGGCCGCCACCAGAGCGTCGACGGCCATGCCCTGATCGCCGCCGCCATCGTCGCGCGCGACGTGCGCGGCGCCGAGACGGCGATGGCCGACCATTTCGACCTGACCGTCAAGGTCCTGCTCAACGCGGGCGTCAACTGA
- a CDS encoding ABC transporter substrate-binding protein: MTQTIDRRRALQLGLGAGLAGLLGTTARPAFADAVSEARIEGSSEMAQPVTKSGKLRIGFSNGFSGNTWRTECLTSMQNEAAANADKYELIVVDGQGDITKQVNDIEDLITQSVDALLVIPNSGTAVVPALRKATRAGIVTVPFNLPVEGENWTAFIGTDPKKKGAILGQRLNEALGGKGKIVALGGLPGNSYTAQCWEGAKPMLGAGIEVLAFKDAYWEEDRAKVVMADLIAAYPQIDGIWADGAQMAAGALKALIAAGRPLVPVSGDDYNGLLKLYDAHKDKAPNFKIGLVSEPSWEGVVALRTAVKLLGGEAVPKRQIIDPTVIDGSNYQKYIKKDLPDGVFVDTLLTDEQLKKLFG, from the coding sequence ATGACGCAGACAATCGACCGCCGCCGGGCGCTGCAGCTGGGGCTCGGGGCCGGCCTCGCCGGGCTGCTCGGGACGACGGCCCGCCCGGCTTTCGCCGACGCGGTCAGCGAGGCCAGGATCGAGGGGTCATCGGAGATGGCCCAGCCGGTGACCAAGTCCGGCAAGCTGCGCATCGGCTTCTCCAACGGCTTCTCCGGCAACACCTGGCGCACGGAGTGCCTGACCTCGATGCAGAACGAGGCTGCCGCCAACGCCGACAAATATGAGCTGATCGTCGTCGACGGCCAGGGCGACATCACCAAGCAGGTCAACGACATCGAGGACCTGATCACCCAGAGCGTCGACGCCCTGCTGGTCATCCCCAATTCCGGCACCGCCGTGGTGCCGGCCCTGCGCAAGGCGACCCGCGCCGGCATCGTCACCGTGCCCTTCAACCTGCCGGTGGAGGGCGAGAACTGGACGGCCTTCATCGGCACGGATCCGAAGAAGAAGGGTGCCATCCTCGGCCAGCGCCTGAACGAGGCGCTGGGCGGCAAGGGCAAGATCGTCGCGCTCGGCGGCCTGCCCGGCAATTCCTACACCGCCCAGTGCTGGGAGGGCGCCAAGCCGATGCTGGGAGCCGGCATCGAGGTGCTGGCCTTCAAGGATGCCTATTGGGAGGAGGACCGCGCCAAGGTGGTGATGGCCGACCTCATCGCCGCCTATCCCCAGATCGACGGCATCTGGGCCGACGGGGCGCAGATGGCGGCCGGCGCGCTCAAGGCGCTGATCGCGGCGGGCCGGCCGCTCGTGCCGGTCTCCGGCGACGATTATAACGGCCTGCTCAAGCTCTACGACGCCCATAAGGACAAGGCGCCGAACTTCAAGATCGGCCTGGTGTCCGAGCCGTCCTGGGAGGGCGTGGTGGCGCTCAGGACCGCGGTGAAGCTGCTGGGCGGCGAGGCGGTGCCCAAGCGCCAGATCATCGATCCCACCGTCATCGACGGCAGCAACTACCAGAAATACATCAAGAAGGACCTGCCGGACGGCGTCTTCGTCGACACCCTCCTCACCGACGAGCAGCTCAAGAAGCTCTTCGGCTGA
- a CDS encoding ABC transporter permease, with protein sequence MIGMKPAAAMVRYPVWAAVLLLYAIAAAVSPAMLKPDQVLNILQVTAFLGLAATGQTIALLVGGIDLSIAGVVTTTNIVATSLMLGQNGNIPAALACCLALGIAVGLVNGVLVAVLRVAPIIATLAINSILFGAALVYTGGAPRGASAPGFNAVGQGSVLGLPASALCWIAVALAVAFVLRRTTFGRWLYAVGANETAARLMGVPTRAVLVAAYTLSAVLAVLAGLLVTAYVGNPSLGIGNQFLLTSVVAAVVGGTALTGGIGSVVTTLAGALFVTELNSFTNIAQASTGAQYVIQGILIAVSVVVYRLLAERAASQEPPQGQRGRKDA encoded by the coding sequence ATGATCGGCATGAAGCCGGCGGCTGCGATGGTGCGCTATCCCGTCTGGGCGGCGGTGCTGCTGCTCTATGCCATTGCCGCGGCGGTTTCGCCGGCCATGCTCAAGCCCGACCAGGTGCTGAACATCCTGCAGGTCACCGCCTTCCTCGGCCTCGCCGCCACGGGCCAGACCATCGCGCTGCTGGTCGGCGGCATCGACCTGTCGATCGCCGGCGTGGTCACCACGACCAACATCGTGGCGACCAGCCTCATGCTCGGCCAGAACGGCAACATTCCCGCCGCGCTCGCCTGCTGCCTGGCGCTCGGCATCGCCGTCGGCCTCGTCAACGGCGTCCTGGTCGCGGTGCTGCGCGTCGCGCCGATCATCGCCACCCTGGCGATAAACTCGATCCTGTTCGGGGCGGCGCTGGTCTATACCGGCGGGGCGCCGCGCGGCGCCTCGGCGCCCGGCTTCAACGCCGTCGGCCAGGGCTCCGTCCTTGGCCTGCCGGCGAGCGCCCTGTGCTGGATCGCGGTCGCGCTCGCCGTCGCCTTCGTGCTGCGCCGCACCACCTTCGGGCGCTGGCTCTATGCCGTCGGCGCCAACGAGACCGCGGCGCGGCTGATGGGCGTGCCGACCCGGGCCGTGCTGGTCGCCGCCTATACCCTGAGCGCGGTCCTGGCGGTGCTGGCCGGCCTGCTCGTCACCGCCTATGTCGGCAATCCGAGCCTGGGCATCGGCAACCAGTTCCTCCTGACCTCGGTGGTCGCCGCGGTCGTCGGCGGCACCGCGCTCACCGGCGGCATCGGCAGCGTCGTCACCACGCTCGCCGGCGCGCTGTTCGTCACCGAGCTCAACAGCTTCACCAACATCGCCCAGGCTTCGACCGGAGCCCAATACGTCATCCAGGGCATCCTGATCGCCGTCAGCGTCGTCGTCTACCGACTGCTGGCCGAGCGGGCCGCCAGCCAGGAGCCGCCGCAAGGCCAACGAGGGAGGAAGGACGCATGA